The Geminocystis sp. M7585_C2015_104 sequence TCCGTCAACCCCACAGGAAGCCTCTCTGCCACCCTCTTTAAAAATTTTCTTTTAAAAACTCCCTACTTTTTCACCAACAGGGCATCCAACCCCGAGGCTTATCGTACAGGACCCGCCGGGGTTAATTATTGGAAACGAGCCTCCCCGGCACAATAAAAGATGGGCGATAGTAGATTCGAACTACTGGCATCCTGCTTGTAAGGCAGGCGCTCTACCGCTGAGCTAATCGCCCTGACTCACGGTATGATATTATAGCAAAAAGAAAAAAGGATTGCAATGCCGTCGGGGAAAATTCACGACAGAATTACCTGGATATGTTTGCCTCCCGTGGTGGCGGGGGGGTTAGTGGTGACAAGGGATATAATTTTGACGCTGTGTAGTAGTGTGGCTTTTGTCTTTAGCGGGTTGATGTTTGGGCCGGATTTAGACATTTATTCGTTACAATTCAAACGCTGGGGTTTTCTGAGGTTTATTTGGCTTCCCTATCAGAAACTATTAAGACATAGATCCTTTCTCTCCCATGGTATCCTAATAGGGACAATGGGCAGGGTAGTATATTTCGTCTCAGTAGTCTTGGCAATGGTGGTGTTGTGGGGAATAATCGGGAAACTGATTCTCGGTGTATCTTGGGATTGGCGGGAGTGGATAGTTGCCGGTTATACGGAAGTAAAGGAGAATTATTGGCAGGAGACAATGGCAGTTTTTTTGGGGCTAGAATTAGGTGCAATGAGTCACTATCTAGCAGATATAGGGGAGAATTGGCGGCAGAGTCATATTCAACTAAAGGCGAGAAGAAAAAAAAGACGGGGTAGGAAGAAATAGTGGTTTTTAAAGTTAAAGACGGGAAATAAGAGAGTAAACCCCAAAGACAACTAGGATTATGCCACTGAGAGGGTTTAGCCACCGGGTGACGGTTTTGAGAGATATTAGACTCTTAATAATACCAGTAAAAGTGCCGGCCACAACCAGAGGAGACACATAACCCAAAGCATAACTGCCTAGAAAAAGACTACTGAGGATAAGATTGCCACTACTGCTGACATATGCTAGAAGTGTTATTAGAACCGGAGTACTACAAGGAGAAGCAATAAAACCGAAACTGACACCAAGAAGATAAGATTGTAGGCTTTTGGGAAAGCTTTTGTTGGAGGGTAGGGGGATATTCCACTGAGGTATTGGCAAAGGGATGACTTCCAGAAGATTTAAACCCATAACCATGGCGATGATACTAACTATGAGAGGTAAACCCTTGCCAACCTGTCCATATACCTTACCAAACAAGGCGGCGAAAATCCCCAAGGCGGAAAGGGTGGTGGCTAAGCCGGCGGCAAAGAAGATTGACTGAAAAAAGGCAGATAACCTCCCCCCCCTCTCATACCCGCCAATGTAGGCAATTGTCAGGGGTAGCATTGACAACATGCAGGGAGTTAGACTAGTAATCAGTCCTGTAAAGTAAATTATTGCTAAACTGACAGGGGAGACTTGTTGTAGTTGTGAGGAAACTATACTGTCTGCTATCTGTTGTAGTCGATATAGCAATAGAGAAACTTCTGCTAGCATCACCCATAAGAGTATATTCTCCTCTCTTAGGATAGAATAAAAGGGTTTTCCACTGTCAGACAGACAATGTCTAGAATTATCCTCTGCCTATACCTGCTAATTTCCCTAGCTTTGTCAGGTTGTAGGGGAAATAAGGCTTTGGAGTCTCGTTTTGCCGCCAATCCCGGATTAATTCCTGCTAAAAACACTGAAAACGAAATAATACTCCCCTTTAACTTCCCCATTTACCCATCCATAACTTTAAACACAGTGGCAGGAAACAAAATCATGGGAGTAACTCCAGATGCAACTAATATAATTTTGGGTTACTACGAGAGGGAATTGAAAAGGAGAGATTGGATAATAGAAGAAAAAACGGAAAATACCATCAAGGCTAGGGATGAAAAACAGAAAGTGGGAGTAGTTTTGACTGCCATTGCCAGGGGTGGAAACACAGAATTTACCCTCACCTATCAGACTAATCAGAATAATCAAACCAATCAAACCACTCAAACCAGTCAGAATAATCAGAATAATCAGACTAGTAGCGAAACCAGCAACAGTGGTAACAATTCAATAAACAACATCCCCACTGTTAAAGACAACAATCCCCCAAAACTAGATGCAGCCTTGGAGGAATTGGTGAGACTACAGATTATCAGGGATTCTCAGGTAAATCCGTATAAAATAATTACTAGGAGAGAGTATGCCCGTTGGTTGGTGACAGTAAACAATCTTTTATTCAAAAACAGTAACGGTAAGATTATTCGTCTTGCCAATAGTAACAGCAAACCGGTTTTTAACGATGTCACCCAGGA is a genomic window containing:
- a CDS encoding S-layer homology domain-containing protein, with translation MSRIILCLYLLISLALSGCRGNKALESRFAANPGLIPAKNTENEIILPFNFPIYPSITLNTVAGNKIMGVTPDATNIILGYYERELKRRDWIIEEKTENTIKARDEKQKVGVVLTAIARGGNTEFTLTYQTNQNNQTNQTTQTSQNNQNNQTSSETSNSGNNSINNIPTVKDNNPPKLDAALEELVRLQIIRDSQVNPYKIITRREYARWLVTVNNLLFKNSNGKIIRLANSNSKPVFNDVTQEDPDFGIIQGLAEAGIIPSSLTHQDGKYLNFYPDKPLTREDLIAWKTPLDFRQSLPNVTLDAIKNTWGFKDAEKINPQLWPLLYLDWQNGELSNVRKAFGYITIFQPQKPVTVEEAARVLSSFGIQTDVAYLKNVP
- a CDS encoding sulfite exporter TauE/SafE family protein — encoded protein: MLAEVSLLLYRLQQIADSIVSSQLQQVSPVSLAIIYFTGLITSLTPCMLSMLPLTIAYIGGYERGGRLSAFFQSIFFAAGLATTLSALGIFAALFGKVYGQVGKGLPLIVSIIAMVMGLNLLEVIPLPIPQWNIPLPSNKSFPKSLQSYLLGVSFGFIASPCSTPVLITLLAYVSSSGNLILSSLFLGSYALGYVSPLVVAGTFTGIIKSLISLKTVTRWLNPLSGIILVVFGVYSLISRL
- a CDS encoding metal-binding protein encodes the protein MPSGKIHDRITWICLPPVVAGGLVVTRDIILTLCSSVAFVFSGLMFGPDLDIYSLQFKRWGFLRFIWLPYQKLLRHRSFLSHGILIGTMGRVVYFVSVVLAMVVLWGIIGKLILGVSWDWREWIVAGYTEVKENYWQETMAVFLGLELGAMSHYLADIGENWRQSHIQLKARRKKRRGRKK